In Erythrolamprus reginae isolate rEryReg1 chromosome 9, rEryReg1.hap1, whole genome shotgun sequence, the genomic window CAAATTCAGATTATTAAGTTATCTATAATTGGCTATAGAGAATGTATATAGTTAATGCCACCATACAGACCAGTCGCGCACTCGCCCGCTTCctattatgtttttatgtttttctttttaattttatatgtttgtattgttattgtatatttatatacCGTATGTAAAtgaaatttagaaataaataaataaacaaacaaatgaacaagtgAAAAAACTAGACAGCCTTTCACCCAGCCTCTCCTCTAAGCAGCTTATGCATGCCATCCCTTCCCTTTGCTATCAGGAGTCAGTTGGGCCAAACATTGGGGGAAATGCTCTTATCACACTCAGTGCACTGCAGGTTGAGCTGCCTGCTGAGAGCAAAAGGAGGTTTGCCCCAACCACAAGGCTAAAATGCTAGGGTGTGACTACAGAAAAGCACAACTCACACACACTGCGGGAGATTGCTGTCTTTAGAGACACGCCAAGTCAGCGAAAGAGTCACTTCGTGGATGCCCCTCTCTTCTTCCAGCAAAGCGTTTGGTTAAGTTGCCAAAAGGCTGTCAAAGCAGCCTGTAAAACCACCATCTTGTGGTTGACCAGAAGAGTAACATATATCTTTGGGAATTTAAAACCTTTTCTGGTTTTAACCAAGCAATAAGCTACGTTTTGTGTCTCCGAGTGAAAGAGAGCCAAATCAGTGCAATGATAAATACATTGAACCAGAatgcaggaggctgtgagttctaatcctgctttaGATATACAATATATCGTGGACCTTAGCACTAGAAAGAAGGCGACAGCAAACAGAAGGCAACACTGAGATCAGATGCACCGAAGGCAAATTCCttatgtgcccaatcacacttggccaataaagaattctattctattcaaagctACTGCCAGAAATCTTGCCATGGATTTTGTAGTTGCCAAGACTCACtagtttgaaaacaaacacacacacccctgcgaAATTGGGCAGGTCCACAAGTTACTTTCTTTCTTAATGAGTATTAAAATAAAAAGGGAGAGTTCCTCATGTCTTTTTTTCCTAATAAAATTTAACTTTCTTTACCTCTCATGAAATTGACTCATTTCCCattgaagaaggaaagaaaatctgAATCCTCTGGCCAGCACTTATTCTAACAGCCAGAAGGTTGCACTGTAATTAGTTTGTTGTCTCCATTTTAACTTCTAAGGTGActaaagacaacaacaacaataataattattattattatttattagatttgtatgtccccCTCTCCGAGGTTGTTCCTTCATATGTAGCCTTGAGGGGGGGAGATTATGGGTGGAAGCAGGAACTCCCATGCCACTGAACAAGAGGGACCTGGGGGCAAGTGCTGTAAGTCCTGGAGGGCTTTTGGGAAAGGGGGGTTGAGACCTCCTGCTTTTCACCTGAGAGATTCAACCGTTCTGCTGTGGGGATTTAGTGCAAACCAAATAGCAGCTAACAATTATTTGGGCCAAGAACTTTCAATTAGAAAAACTGGTAGATATACTTGATGATGACCTACATCGCCTGGATACTAATCAAAAGGCAAGTTCTTaaggatatactgtatttttcatactataacacacacacaccacgagACAGGAACCCCCTATCGGTTTACAGTATTTTTTTGCACTATAGGAAGCtccggactataagatgcacattagctttagaggaagaaaacaaggggaaaaaagtctgcctctgcctcccagcatccatccagtattcatctggtagcatccttgcagcaaacagcaaacagcctgcCTCCATCGGGGAATACTGGAGTGTTCGCTGCTGAATACCCGGATTGCCACTGCCCATTCACCACTGCCGATCGCCACTGCCTGTTCACCAGCGAACAGACAGTGGTAATTCCCGCTGCCTAGAAAGAGCTGATCGCTGTATTCCGGGATCCAACCAACAATCAGCTGCTCAGCAGCAAAGGCTCCAGCTCTCCTTGGCGGAGGCAGCAAACACAGAGGAGgcaggctgtttgctgtttaataattataataataataataataataataataataataataaattttttaaattagatttgtatgccacccctctcggaagactctgcaaggacgctagccagatgaataccagatggatgctgagaggcagaggcagaatttttatCTCGTTTTCCTCCTATAAAGCTAATGTGCATCTTACAGTCCAGAGCGTCTTATAGCGTGAAAAATATGTTAACCAATAGAGTACATGGCCATTCTGTTAAACAACTGATTGTTGAAAAGATGGTAAATcatcagccaagaaaacaaaacattaattTTGTTAGCCAAAAAGGGCAGGATAATTACTTTCTAAGAGCAGTGAGAAAAAACTGCGTAGGGTCACTTTCTCtgctcaaattattattatttgacttatatgctgcccttctccgaggacttggggtggctcacaaaatacaatacaataacatgTGTACAAACCTAACAGTTAAGAACTCTAAGCTAAAATCCCCTTTTAATGTATCCCTGGGTTTGTCACGTTTGTTTCTCCACTTCCCAACTCATGCATTGAGCACTTCATAGAATTGCCCTTTCCtcaataaacaaagtttacatcaTGGTCAATGGATGAGAGGCTGCAAGCTCCAGCCAAACACGTATAAACACAGAGCACCAATTAATACCCAAGAGAAGGCAGCACCTCTATCTCGGATTCATTACAGAACTCTCCCACCTAAGGTGGCATTCCAAGGTTCCCAAGAGAACCTGATCAGGTACAGAAATACTTAGTTTCAACATGGCTTCTGCCCAACATGGAGCCAGATTTGCGCAGGACACGCTGTCTCCCCAACACTGCTTTCCTTTGGATACTACACAGGCAAGGCAAGGGACCATCAGGGAGGATGCTATGCTGTCACCCTTCCTGTTCCAAGGACCAACTCAGCTCCCAACAGTCAATAGTGGGTCTCAGAAATGGCACTGCAATGACAGGGAGACTCTGTGCATTTGTGGGAATTCCACTGGGGCAGAATTAAGCAGCATAATATTTCAACAGGGCATCCTATATTTGTCTACTAAGTACATTTCTTTTCTCCTTTATAGACTACACAGTTTGGAAGATTAGAGCCTAAATAATTGACAGAAAAGGAAACTGTGCCAATATCAAATTTATATACAGCATGACCCTCTGACAAACTAAAGGGGCATCAGTGAGAATACCAAATGGCTACATGGGATCATATCTTGTAATGCAGTTCTTAAACAGAAGTTTTTATTCAATAAGAGTTTgtgcagagagaggaaagaaagaaaatcctttAAAATCATGTGGGATggcacatttatttaaaaaaatattgtgggAAAGAGACAGAACATCCACTTTCACTAAGCCCTGATGTGGCTTCTCTGTCTGCGGCTCAGCATGTAATATGAATCCCACCAAATGCAGCCTTAGTCAATAAAACCTGCTAACCGGTCTATGTTGTTAACCGGTCAAAATGAGTTTCAGTCCATGTGTCAAGCATCTTGTTCCAGAGCACCCTGGAACTGCCACTCTTAACTGCCCAGCATACCACCTAGCAAAtacatccaattaataaaatagatagatagatagatagatagatagatagatagataaataaataaataaataacacctaAACCAGGCTCCCCAAACTTAGCcattttaggacttgtggacttcaactcccagaattctgcagccaccATAGAGGAGCCCACAAGTGGCACCCCACAGGGAAGACACAAGAGCTCTTGGGTTCCGGATGCAGGAAAGGAGGCCCAggaagaggtgggctgctaaggtggaacggggaCGTGTGTTCgctcccatggctctgagtgctagcggagtccagcgcaattccgCTACTGCATCTGTgccatgggcgcacctgcatgtCCATGTgtaatttcgctacctgcccaggtgtggtagcagaattgcactggactccactagcactgagccatgggggcgagcacatgtcaccgtccCACATTAAGAGCCCACCTCTGAGCCCAGGGTGTGAAAAGACCAAACCCAGAGCCACTTTGGGCTCACCACTTGGATTCCCCCAAAGAAGAGACCCCATTCTTACCATGATGCAGTTGGGTTTGTTCACCGACCAGATATTGACTCGACAATCGTCTCCGCCCGTTGCCAGGAGCCGGCCGGAACTTTTCCCCAAGACCAGGGAAGAGACATTGCTGCTGTGGGCTATGATTTCCTCTACAGAAAAGGACAAAAGTGGCTTATTAGCTTCTTCCATTCGTTCTGGGGCTCCGGCCTTTATCCTCGGAAGTTTCGGCAGCGGCTCCTTTCTCTCCCCAGAGGAAAAGCCAAGCGGGTTAGCAGAAAGAGCTGGGCCCCTCCTGGGCCTCGAGcaactcccctccccccccgaCCACCCTCTGGCCTCCCTGTCTCCAGCCGCCTTCCTGTTTTGAGAACTCTAAGATGCTGGGCAAATAACAGTTCACTTTCAGGGCATGATGATTTTGAGGGAGTCTGCTCCATTTCCAAAGACAATACCCCTCCCTAATTCCCAATTTAAGAAAAGaggactaccgtatttttcagagtataagacgcaccagagtataggatgcaccttagggaaaagaatcttaccagatattcatctggctagcatcctcagGCTGGTcagttttatcccctggttaggactttaaaaaaaccttatttgaagagaggaacaatgaaagagcatgcaacccagtaacagctgggaacattgttagcacctcattagggctggaaagaaacttatttggagcaagttagagcaacgaaaaaaactctgcaaagacctaggattggaaaacattcttcacagacagtaacaatgaaagaacctgcaagagttgggaagatcgttagcacctagttgggctgggggggaaaagcttcagaAAACCCCCCTgcgttcagagtataagatgcacctgaattttcagcctcttttagggaggaaaaaagtgcatcttatactgtactccgaaaaatatggtatttttaacATCTTATGAAATTTCACTGTATCAGAAAGAGAAGTACACAATAAACCTTGGAAGGTCCTCCCAAGACATCTCTAAGAGTTAATAGTTATAAATATTTCTTCTCTGTAGTAAGTAAGGTATTTgtaaaagagagacaatttcaaTGCCAGAGATATCTAATTCAGCAaacaaaaagaataaagaaaagagagaagggaaagtagataaagagggggaattaattagaAGGAGTAATTGTATCCTAACAAATCTTAAGTCTTtcgtcaatcaatcaaatgaatcTCAATCAAATTAAAAATTCTATAAATATACTATAAAATCTACAACAAGGTCAATCAGTAATCAGTAATCTAAGAATCAATAAGGATCAATAAAGAAAtatgtggccctatctggatagagtgtcacttctcacagtcactcacacccttgtcaattactgcaatgctctctacatggggctgcctctgaagagtgTACGGAGACTACAAAATGTAGCCGTGCAAGCTACAGTgagattttacaaatgaagataaataaaaaacctgaagcctttctcctgggaattatagatcaaaaaattgaaaaaaacaaacactacttattaattcatatattgacagcaattagaataacgatagcccaaaattggaagcaacccgaaccacctgaagacgatttgataattaaaaaaatattagactgtgctgaatttgacgcactaacaattaaattaaaaaataaagaggattccgaacacgataaaacctggatacatctttataactggtttaagaaaagaaataaaattcaaaagaaaaaatcaaattaacaatactttatatccttttcattacatagaaaaaaaaatacaaaagacatatatacaaaaaaactttttataaaaaaagatctgtatgacattaaagaaattgaatatgaataaaagaaggcggataagaaagaattaaatgatttaaagaaacagtgacaacctacaagagaaaatggtatacgctgaggacacaacatgcttcaccagaaaataatttaaaatcaaaaatcattcaaaacttacctcctgaagggaatacaagtacaaatattataaaatatactaagtgaatagttattgttattaatgtacttaaataagcaattagatcttttttaaagaatattttctttttgtttgtttgttatgtttgtttgttcgtttatttgttatgcgttgatttagcattgtattaatataaaacatattgtatgtaaatgtgtatatatttgtaataaaattttatatatatataaaaaaaaagaatctcaaTCAAATTAAAAATTCTATAAATATACTATAAAATCTACAAGGCTAATCAGTAATCAGTAATCTAAGAATCAATAAGGATCAATAAAGAAAtatgtggccctatctggatagagtgtcacttctcacagtcactcacatccttgtcaattactgcaatgctctctacatggggctgcctctgaagagtgtacggagactacaaattgtgcaaaatgtagcCGTGCAAGCTACAGTGAggctcccaagatctgcccacatttcaacatcactcagtgaactgcactggctgccaattggtctccaagcacaattcaaagtgctggagcTGTGAGAGACCAGATTGTCTCCAgctgatattatgaatgatttaGTTGGATTAATGTGGATGACTACATATGGGGTTTTAACACTTTTAGCAATCTATATCagtcttttaaagtaaattagatttctttatatattgctgtatttataatattgtacATCGCCCTGAGGCGctgtgagaagggtggcatagaaatcaaataaatagagagagagagaaagaaagaaagagagagagagagataaataaatagataaagataaacataaagagagagagacagacagaaaaatggatggatggacagacagacggacagacagaaaaatagatgggtgggtggatacatggatagataaacagacagacagaaagaaaaatagatggatggatggatagatgataagacagacagacagacaaataaataaatagaataaatagatagacggacagacaggcagacagattgGTCAACTCCACTCACGCAGCTTCCAGGCCGTCTTGGTGGCGACGGCGGCCGCCATGGGCGCGCGGGGGCTCAGCCCCCCAGGGCTCCGGCTTCCCAGAGAGCAGCTGCGGTAGCTTCGTCAGCAGGGAACCAtccgtggcggcggcggctcctcCGTCTCCCTTCCAGGCGCGCGGGGGCCGCTCTGCAGGCGGGAGGGGATCGTCTGAAAGGGAAGCCCAGGCCCCGGGCACACACACTCATCCGCCTCCCCCAAGGCCGCGGCCTCACCTCCGCCCGGTTACGGGGAGTTCCGCCCGGCCGCTGGCCCAGGAATGGCGCGGCAACCTCCCCCCCCTTCCGGAGACTGGGAAATCCTCCCCGGCCTCCGGCCTGGCCCGGCCCGCCCCGTGAGACTCACCTGGCGGAGCGGCAGCGTTTCTGCGGGAAACGGCTCCGAGCGCCCTCTGCCCATCCCACGTTCGGATTGGCCGCTGCCGGACAACCGACGCCCTGGCAACAGACCCGCGCACGAAGCGGACCCCGCCCGGCACGGTCGTCGGGCTCTCGCCTTTGGCTGCTCGGCTTGCCAATCAAGCGGAGGAGCCGCCTTTGCCGGAGACGTTGACCAATCGCTACGAGCTCGGCGAGAAAAGAGCTGCGATTCCCGtagacttaaaaaaaagaaaaagaagagtagagttACCACAAAGCTCAGCGCGGCGCTTCCGCGGAGGACGCGAAAGGGGCGGGGCTGTAGACGGAAGTACCTCGGGTGGGTGGGGCTTGAACGAGCAATCGTTTCAGGGCGGGCGGCCGAGgaagtctagatcagtgattttcaaccttttttgagccgcggcacattttttacatttacgaaaccctggggcacattgagcaaggggggggggggggttaaaaaaagtttggacaaaaaaatcctctctctctctcttcctccccttcagtctatttctttctccctccctctttctctcccttccttcctctttctttctctctctctccatccctctttctttctcttccttcctctcttttttgctctctttctccctccctccctccctccctccctccctctatgtctttctctctctctctactttcctccctctctttctctctctttctctctcttgttttctctctctcttgttctctttctagctctcttgcgctctttctctcttgctttctttctctctcttgctttctctctctcttgctttctttctctctttttttctctctcttgctttttttctctctgagcttcgcggcacacctgaccatgtctcgcggcacactagtgtgccccggcacactggttgaaaaacactggtctagatcagtgtttcctaaccttggcaacttgaagatatttggacttcaactcccagaattccccaggcagcggggggggggcaccACTCCCACTTTCACCCCCTGCaaacaattttggtcaccatacttcaAAAAAAGATGAGCAGCTAAGATGaccaaaggcctggagactaaaacatatgaagaggggCTGCAGGATTTGGCTGCAGAAATGATagcgacatgatagcagcattctagtatttgaggggctgcctgaAAGAAGAAAGGGTCAAATTTATTATCCAAAGCCccggaaggcaggacaagaaatgatggatggaaaagtacaagtgcactagagtgccttccgtcctctgtcctattgctctcctatatctcctatacctttcttccattcctatatctctccttctattcttcattgatatgctctactgtattactatatcttcttttctattctttcttagatatattttactatgagtatatcctctataaccttcatcatgtattttactatgtgtatacccactaaaaccctcattgtgtattggacaaaatcgatcgatcaatcaataaataaagaataaaaactaatcaaagagagaagcaacctggaattaaggaaaaatttcccaacagtgaggacaattaaccaggccTCTCTCCCTTGGCGCCAGGGGGCGCTCACAACACCTATTTACGAGTTCCTCTCGCCAGCCGACGCGAATGACGTAAAGGTACCCAAACGCTCCGCGCGGGGATGGTGAGGAATGTACCCGGAAGCTGAGCAAAAGCCGATCGGGTGAGCTTCTCTACTGGGTCGCTCGTCTCTAGCACCCATGGGGGTGGAGCCTCCCGCGCGGGACCGCAGAGAGCAACCTATGGGCGCGTAGGAGCGGGGGGTCCTGGCAGTCCTTGCGGCGGCGTGAAAGCGAGGTTCCAGGTCTCGAAATGTCTGTGGTCTTCGTGCCAGAGCGCCTGCGCAGCAAAGTTGAGGTGAACCAGGAGACGTTGCGACGGGTGAGCGGCGAAAGGAATCTCttcggggcggcggcggcggcgtctTGTCTGCCGGTGACTCCGGGTGGGCCGCGCTCCCTTCCTGCCACTGACCCGTCTGAAGGGAGGGGAGGTTCGTGAAGGCGCTCGGCGCCGAAGGGGCGACCGTGCCAAGGGCGGCTTCGGCCGCGTCAGGCGATCTGCGGGGGGTGCATTGGAAGGTCCCGGGCTGAGGAGACTGTGCTGGAGGGAGCCACGAGGACGTCCCCGGCCTGGCCGTCTAGCAAACCTCGAGGAAGTGGAGAGGAAAATCCAGGCCCAAGCCGGGAATAAAATGGAGGCCGCTTTCCTGATGAGAACAGACAAGCTGACAAAATGGgctttgggatttatttatttattcgatattttttttaatgccgcccttctctttagactcagggctgcttacaaacaggttagcaatagctaATTAAGGCTGGCTCTAGTTTTGCTAGCAAGGCATTTTCATGCTTTTTGAAAAGTGGTACCctgctgatttatttattcgatttttatgcggcccttctccttagattcagggcggcttaccacgttagcaatggcacttttttaaacagagccagcatattgcccccacaatccgtgtccccatttgacccacctctgaaggctgagtcaaccttgagcaggtgatgagatttgaactgctgacatgCAGATCCAGCAGTCAGCTTTATATACCGCACTCTGCCCGCTGTGCCACCAATACCGCCTTCTGTATTCCAGTGGGGTCATGTAGGGGTCACGAATGGCTCTatgggccagtgtttcccaaccttggcaacttagcatttgctggctggggaattctgggagttgaagtccagatatcttcaagttgccaagattgggaaacactgctacagGCAAAGGGGGTAATGCAAATCCTAGGGCGGTTTTCCTCAGGTTCCAAAAGTGCATGTGCAAGtggtattgtgcatgtgtgagtacccacatccatgattcaatgcctggagatgaAGAAAAtgacctcccctgccccccccctcctggaGTCATataacagcccatttcccaacctctagTGGGCCtggtagcatagttccctctaagctgagcaggtgagcaatcgctcacttaaaaatcatcatcaactcagttttccaaacctgcccagaagccgagagggaaattttattattatttctgtgtcgcccagtcccgaagggactgccgctcagacactatacttttccgcccaccccaaaaaaaatttagagagaacactgcctggtaggtccattttcccccctccacaagctccagaggcttctctggagcctgggggagggcaaaaatgccctcccacttccccagagactctccggaagccaaaaatgccattgCAGAGCTTCtgggtgagctgaaaatcagctggccagcacgcacatgcacattggagctgagctagggtagcaCCTTGcttgtcagcagatatggctctgcgtgtcccctgtggcacctgtgccataggtttgccatcactgtcctgggGGTTTTGTCTGAGCTCATCTTAGCTACCTTTCTGGCCTGGCCTAATTGTGGTGCTGGAGTCTCTGAAccagtctttctgaatggattaccaaatctaCATTTCTGATAGCTGTCCCCCTCAGTTTCTTCTTGGGGGCAGGACGACTGGGCCTGGTTCCTGCCTCCCTtaagaccccccccccatttctccttTGGGGGAAATATTCTATCCCTCTTTTTAATACAGTTTTTCACGGGAGATGCGTTCCAATACCACCTGTGAAAAAAAGAATTTCTGTGTACAGGattagtactgtagaagaattttatgaatttttaatggatttaaaattttcaatggatttaagccccctttgaaaacccgcaaagtagcgaatccgcataaaatgaacccaaaatttttcattctctaggagggagggagggtgctgACTTTCTATAGAAGGAACTGCATTTGTATGTAACTTTGCCTCTTGTAATTTTCAGCTGTTGGACGAAAATGATCAGCTGATCCACTGCATTGTGGAGTATCAGAATAAAGGAAGAGCCGCAGAATGTCTCCAGTAAGGACTTTTATTCTGCCAGAAGGACGCATGATTAAATCCCACTCATTTTTCATGCCTGGATCCATTGGTGGCAGGTTGATCACCCTAACCCATTGATAGGTGCTCGGGTGCTAAAAGGGCGCATGCGCTCgagcccatacccataatgcaatgctctcctccTGGACATATATGCAAAACGCCActctggcacacatgtgcacaggcctcacttaagtctctggacttccagtaggcctgttgggccttttttcacccttcccaagcttcaggaaagcctccagagcctgtggatggcgaaaatggcctctccACCACCCTccaaaaggctgaaaattagctgccAGCTCACACatgcctcgcgtgccctcagatatgactctgcatgcGATAGGTTTGTCATCATGGGCCTAAACCTTCGGGTGAAGAGGGGTACCCATATCACATACTCCAGATTATCTGCTGCCATCCGTGAAGTGTGCtggttaaataattaaattaaattgttacaTTGTTCTGTGGCTAGTCCCATTACACTTAGCTGGATGAGAATAATTAAACTGAAATTTAATTGGACAACATGCAGTTAACAAAATACTATTTCAGGTggaggttaataataataataataataatttattagatttgtatgccgtccctctcccaagacttggggaggctcacaacaactgAACAAtatacagcagaggtccccaaccttttttgcaccagggaccggctttaagctagaccagttttccacggcccggtggggggggggggggggcctttggtcaaatgggggtggggttatggaggggtggagcttagtgacgcagccctccacacttctccacagggtggggagaatcaggaggctcctttggcggctgggggctgcctggctttgtgattttggctggggggggagttaggaaggtcctacttctccccccccccagccaaaaattcaaagcctatctgctggatatgggcgatgagtgggacagagcggcgcggaagcctcttgcagcagctgccacggccaccggcttcggcgccgctcgtcccgctcatcgcccgtatccagcagatgggctttgagtttttggctggggggagagaagtaggaccttcctaagtccccccccagccaaaaactcaaagcctatctgctagatacgggcgatgagtgggacagagcggcgcggaagccggtggctgtggcagctgctgcaagaggcttccgcgccgctctgtcccactcatcgcccgtatccagcagataggctttgagtttttggctggggggggacttaggaaggtcctacttctcccccccccagccaaaaactcaaagcctatctgctggatacgggcgatgagtgggacagagcggcgcggaagcctcttgcagcagttgcaacagccaccggcttcggcgccgctcgtcccggtcatcgcccgtatccagcagataggctttgagtttttggctggggggggag contains:
- the SS18L2 gene encoding SS18-like protein 2 codes for the protein MSVVFVPERLRSKVEVNQETLRRLLDENDQLIHCIVEYQNKGRAAECLQHQHTLHRNLIYLATIADASPSPNIEKTPE